One window of the Pyxicephalus adspersus chromosome 5, UCB_Pads_2.0, whole genome shotgun sequence genome contains the following:
- the EVX1 gene encoding homeobox even-skipped homolog protein 1, which translates to MEARKEMVMFLEGGQLGTLVGKRMSNLSDTVGSPIQDPQEKMLARSCLSPRSGPLASRDRAEEEVEVVSGTGEDSRSPTLRLSSPHADSLSGKGQHSSSDTESDFYEEIEVSCTPDCTTTSSEYQHSKGQCSETMGGSPVQHGSDSSKGSNGSQSSLSCAGDQMRRYRTAFTREQIARLEKEFYRENYVSRPRRCELAAALNLPETTIKVWFQNRRMKDKRQRLAMTWPHPADPAFYTYMMSHAAATGNLPYPFPSHLPLPYYSHMGIGTPSASAATPFSSPLRPLDTFRVLSHPYPRPELLCAFRHPSIYATPAHGLSAGGTPCSCLACHSSSSSGLAQRSASSDFTCSSSTRSDSFLTFTPSVLSKSSVPLDQREEVPLTR; encoded by the exons ATGGAAGCCAGAAAGGAGATGGTCATGTTCCTGGAGGGAGGTCAACTTGGCACTCTAGTTGGCAAGAGAATGTCTAATTTGTCGGACACAGTAGGAAGCCCCATTCAGGATCCGCAGGAGAAAATGCTTGCTAGAAGTTGCCTGAGCCCTAGATCTGGCCCCTTGGCATCCAGGGACAGAGcagaagaggaggtggaagttGTATCAGGGACAGGAGAGGACAGCAGATCGCCAACGCTGCGCCTCTCCTCGCCACATGCTGACTCTCTATCAGGTAAAGGGCAGCACAGCAGCTCCGACACAGAATCCGATTTCTATGAAGAGATCGAAGTGAGCTGCACCCCAGATTGTACCACGACCAGCAGCGAATACCAGCATAGCAAAG GTCAGTGCTCAGAGACCATGGGAGGTAGCCCTGTCCAGCATGGCAGCGATTCTTCCAAAGGGAGCAATGGATCTCAAAGCTCTCTGTCCTGTGCTGGGGACCAGATGCGCAGGTACAGGACAGCTTTCACCAGGGAACAGATTGCACGTCTGGAGAAGGAGTTCTATCGGGAGAATTATGTGTCAAGGCCCAGGAGATGTGAACTGGCAGCAGCCCTGAACTTGCCAGAGACCACCATCAAG GTTTGGTTTCAGAACAGGAGAATGAAGGACAAGCGACAGCGATTGGCAATGACCTGGCCTCACCCAGCAGACCCAGCCTTTTACACCTACATGATGAGCCATGCTGCTGCCACTGGCAATCTACCTTACCCTTTCCCATCTCACCTACCTCTTCCTTACTACTCTCACATGGGCATTGGCACTCCCTCAGCCTCAGCTGCCACCCCCTTCAGCTCTCCACTGAGACCACTGGATACCTTTAGAGTCCTCTCTCACCCCTATCCCAGACCAGAACTTCTATGTGCATTTCGACACCCATCTATCTATGCCACACCTGCTCATGGACTTAGTGCTGGGGGTACCCCTTGCTCCTGTTTGGCATGCCATTCCAGCTCTTCCAGTGGGCTAGCACAAAGGTCTGCAAGCTCTGACTTTACCTGTTCTTCGTCTACAAGATCAGATTCCTTCCTGACTTTCACTCCTTCAGTCCTAAGCAAATCATCTGTCCCTCTAGACCAGAGAGAGGAGGTACCACTTACCAGATAA